A single genomic interval of uncultured Sphaerochaeta sp. harbors:
- a CDS encoding chromate transporter: MKRREASIWQLYLTFLKIGGLTFGGGYAMLPMLQREVIDIHHWVTEEEVLDIYAVGQCSPGIIAVNTATMIGYRKRGIPGAIAATLGEITPSLVIITLLATILLQVQDNQWVQRAFGGIRVAVCALITQSVITLSKKSLIDLPTVLLYLATVSLTLAFSLSPLVVVPFAILWGLAVQRIKRRKA, from the coding sequence ATGAAACGAAGAGAGGCATCAATCTGGCAACTATATCTCACGTTCTTGAAGATTGGTGGACTTACCTTTGGCGGGGGGTATGCAATGCTTCCCATGCTCCAGCGGGAAGTCATAGATATCCACCACTGGGTCACTGAGGAAGAGGTGTTGGATATTTATGCAGTTGGGCAATGCAGTCCCGGCATTATTGCAGTGAATACGGCCACCATGATCGGTTACCGAAAGCGTGGTATTCCTGGTGCCATAGCAGCAACGTTGGGAGAGATTACCCCCTCTCTGGTTATTATCACTTTGCTGGCAACCATATTATTGCAGGTACAGGACAATCAATGGGTCCAACGTGCATTTGGCGGTATACGTGTAGCAGTGTGTGCACTCATCACCCAATCGGTGATTACCCTCTCAAAGAAAAGCCTAATCGATCTTCCAACCGTATTGCTCTACCTTGCCACAGTATCTCTCACACTGGCATTCTCCCTCTCTCCTCTGGTTGTTGTTCCCTTTGCCATCCTCTGGGGACTAGCCGTACAGAGGATAAAGCGGAGGAAAGCATGA
- a CDS encoding carbohydrate ABC transporter permease: MSGSLRKENRHVLSHIVLLTWTFIVLFPIWTLVINSFKTRLTIYENPFWIPRTWNFSNYTTVIRDGDFFTYFKNSFLVVSISLLLVTLLASLAGYALARYKSRFSNIIYYFFIAGMMIPIKIASIKLLEIVRTLGLLNTIYALPPIYVAMGLPVGVFILTTFIKELPEDLYEAAIIDGATSGRIYTLVILPLIRPALATTAIYNLIPFWNDLWFPLIFINDERHKTLLLGVTRLFGQYQTDWSKVLAVLTLSAIPVLVLYLAMSTQFIKGVTAGSVKG, translated from the coding sequence ATGAGTGGATCGTTACGAAAAGAAAACAGGCATGTACTCTCTCATATTGTGTTGCTGACATGGACTTTTATTGTGCTTTTTCCTATATGGACATTGGTGATCAACTCATTCAAGACACGATTGACCATCTATGAGAACCCTTTTTGGATACCCAGGACATGGAATTTCTCCAACTACACCACGGTTATTCGTGATGGTGATTTCTTTACATATTTCAAGAACAGTTTCCTTGTGGTTTCAATCTCTCTTTTGCTGGTAACCCTGCTTGCAAGTCTCGCCGGCTATGCATTGGCACGCTACAAGAGTCGTTTTTCCAATATTATCTATTACTTTTTTATTGCAGGTATGATGATTCCCATCAAGATAGCCTCAATAAAATTGCTGGAAATTGTAAGAACTCTTGGTCTACTCAACACCATCTATGCACTCCCCCCCATTTATGTAGCCATGGGACTTCCGGTTGGGGTGTTCATCCTTACCACATTCATCAAGGAACTGCCTGAGGATCTCTATGAGGCAGCTATCATTGACGGTGCTACCAGTGGAAGAATCTATACCTTGGTGATTCTCCCCCTGATCCGCCCTGCCCTTGCCACAACGGCAATCTACAACCTTATCCCATTTTGGAACGACCTGTGGTTTCCTCTGATCTTTATCAATGATGAACGGCACAAGACATTGCTACTCGGAGTAACCCGTCTCTTTGGGCAGTACCAGACTGACTGGTCTAAGGTACTGGCAGTTCTCACTCTTTCTGCAATTCCAGTCCTTGTTCTCTATCTAGCGATGAGCACTCAATTCATTAAAGGGGTTACTGCAGGCTCTGTAAAGGGGTGA
- the rnhA gene encoding ribonuclease HI produces the protein MNHAEIEIYTDGGCLGNPGPGGWAFVLRADNGKFEKEASGFEAATTNNRMELRAVIEALKACKQYNPERIVINTDSQYVKNGITSWIKKWKVNGWRTASKSPVKNKEYWVALDALNEQLPVQWNWVKGHAGIADNERCDQLVRQAMENGA, from the coding sequence ATGAATCATGCAGAAATTGAGATCTATACAGATGGTGGGTGTCTAGGGAATCCTGGTCCCGGTGGATGGGCTTTTGTACTCAGGGCCGATAATGGGAAGTTTGAGAAGGAAGCAAGTGGATTTGAGGCTGCCACCACAAACAACAGAATGGAACTAAGGGCTGTCATTGAAGCCTTGAAAGCTTGCAAGCAGTATAATCCTGAACGTATTGTCATCAATACAGACAGCCAGTATGTGAAAAACGGTATAACAAGCTGGATCAAGAAGTGGAAAGTCAATGGATGGCGAACCGCTAGTAAAAGCCCAGTCAAGAATAAGGAGTACTGGGTTGCACTTGATGCACTCAATGAACAGTTACCGGTTCAGTGGAACTGGGTAAAAGGACATGCCGGTATTGCAGACAATGAACGGTGTGACCAGCTGGTAAGACAGGCAATGGAAAACGGAGCATGA
- a CDS encoding chromate transporter: MIYLELYWEFFKIGLFAIGGGLATLPFLYTLAETHSHWITSSDIADMIAISESTPGPIGINMATFAGYQAAGPLGGLVATLGEITPSLIIIIFIARFLGQFDKNPYVKDGLYGLRAAVVGLISYAGLKLFGTTLLDGGSIRIKETILYLLLVFLVLRLKKIHPLYWILLGAVLGIVLRLPS, translated from the coding sequence ATGATCTATTTGGAACTCTACTGGGAGTTTTTCAAGATAGGACTCTTCGCAATTGGGGGTGGGCTTGCAACCCTGCCTTTCTTGTATACACTTGCCGAGACCCATAGCCACTGGATCACATCCAGCGATATTGCCGATATGATCGCCATTAGTGAATCAACACCGGGGCCTATAGGCATAAACATGGCAACGTTTGCCGGTTATCAGGCAGCAGGTCCCTTGGGAGGCTTGGTGGCAACATTGGGAGAGATAACCCCATCGCTGATCATCATCATTTTCATTGCACGCTTTCTTGGTCAGTTCGACAAGAATCCGTATGTGAAGGATGGTCTCTATGGATTGAGGGCTGCTGTTGTAGGACTTATCAGTTACGCTGGCTTGAAATTGTTTGGAACTACTTTGCTAGATGGAGGAAGCATCCGGATCAAGGAGACGATTCTCTATCTTCTGCTGGTTTTCCTTGTGCTTCGTCTGAAGAAGATTCATCCACTGTACTGGATTCTTCTGGGAGCGGTTCTTGGGATTGTGTTGCGTCTCCCCTCGTAA
- a CDS encoding potassium channel family protein → MQRHTNAIYLIILILLLITLGTIGYMALLDVAFVDALYMTVITVSTVGFREIENLDAAGKLFTILIIISGLGLVAYAFSQLAAFLAEGEFRRILLNRRVQRRLQNMKNHYIICGAGQTSVSLFEQFKRSHAEFVIIEKDPIRFEELLNQGFSVIHGDATDEDILMQAGIKEAKGLVSTLGNDAENVFTVLTAREINKNLQIVARAIEPSAAQKLKKAGADSTINPNELGGNRMAVLMLRPQIISFLDAITRIGEDTLDLGEIEVTKSSPLAGKKLTGGPYSGKNRIDCSCHKRE, encoded by the coding sequence GTGCAACGCCATACAAATGCTATCTATCTTATTATCCTAATCCTTCTACTCATTACCTTGGGAACCATTGGGTATATGGCTCTCCTTGATGTGGCCTTCGTGGATGCACTGTATATGACCGTTATCACGGTATCCACTGTAGGTTTCAGGGAAATTGAAAATCTTGATGCTGCAGGCAAACTTTTCACCATACTTATCATCATCAGTGGGCTTGGTTTGGTTGCCTATGCCTTTTCACAGCTGGCTGCATTCTTGGCTGAGGGCGAGTTCAGACGGATTCTACTCAACAGACGTGTACAAAGGAGACTTCAGAACATGAAGAACCATTATATTATTTGTGGAGCTGGCCAGACGAGTGTCAGCCTATTCGAGCAGTTCAAACGAAGTCACGCAGAATTCGTCATCATCGAGAAGGATCCTATACGCTTCGAAGAGCTTCTAAATCAAGGTTTTTCTGTCATTCATGGTGATGCAACAGATGAAGACATCTTGATGCAGGCAGGGATCAAGGAGGCGAAAGGCCTGGTTTCCACCCTAGGCAATGATGCTGAGAATGTATTTACCGTTCTCACGGCAAGAGAGATAAACAAGAACCTGCAAATAGTTGCACGCGCCATTGAACCTTCAGCTGCACAGAAACTCAAGAAGGCTGGTGCAGACAGCACCATCAACCCGAATGAATTGGGAGGAAACCGGATGGCGGTTCTTATGCTCCGTCCGCAGATCATCTCATTCCTTGATGCAATCACCCGCATTGGGGAAGATACGCTTGATCTGGGAGAAATTGAAGTAACAAAATCCTCGCCCCTGGCTGGTAAAAAACTTACTGGAGGCCCGTATTCCGGAAAAAACAGGATTGATTGTTCTTGCCACAAAAGAGAGTGA
- a CDS encoding uracil phosphoribosyltransferase, protein MNKIVLHATDLDGYLKDSDKDKIAHVDELYKQSLHHCSVLETASDVGRLETSRKGLVESAKEIGRYLKDVCAEEPSIHVYSFETPQEQHGQASRLIAKLRDPSTGHEEFLYYIQRAYEMLFSHVFADAALPTKRSIITKTPVTSPVRNYAVHRIPDVDSLIKNSVMCVMLRGALLPSMILSKEIQEYSTDKFVTPFALFKIKRDDSKKEANMDYILDLDKSYFDLESLDGKDLIFADPMNATGGSLVTIVKYLKDNGVKPKSVKFINVISALKGSLRIARAIEGAEVYTLWMDPVLNDAAYILPGLGDAGDRLNGMDNSDTPRNIIQLIADYGSAITNLYRAQVREIEQTVLER, encoded by the coding sequence ATGAATAAAATCGTATTACATGCAACCGATCTTGATGGATATCTCAAGGATTCGGACAAGGATAAAATCGCCCATGTTGATGAGTTGTACAAGCAGTCGCTTCATCATTGTTCTGTGCTCGAAACAGCAAGTGATGTGGGAAGGCTTGAGACCTCTCGCAAAGGTTTGGTCGAGAGTGCCAAGGAGATTGGACGGTATCTCAAGGATGTCTGTGCAGAGGAACCTTCCATTCACGTCTACTCATTCGAAACCCCTCAGGAACAGCATGGACAGGCAAGTCGATTGATTGCAAAACTTCGCGATCCCAGTACCGGCCATGAGGAATTTCTCTACTATATCCAACGTGCTTACGAGATGCTCTTCTCCCACGTATTTGCTGATGCTGCACTGCCTACCAAACGATCGATCATCACCAAGACACCAGTCACCAGCCCAGTTAGGAACTATGCGGTACACAGAATCCCAGACGTAGACTCCTTGATCAAGAACAGTGTCATGTGTGTTATGCTGCGAGGTGCTCTCCTTCCCAGCATGATCCTCAGCAAGGAGATCCAAGAATATTCAACTGACAAGTTTGTCACTCCTTTTGCCTTGTTCAAGATCAAGCGGGATGACTCAAAGAAAGAGGCAAATATGGATTACATCCTGGATTTGGATAAATCCTATTTTGATCTCGAATCACTTGACGGGAAGGATCTGATTTTTGCCGATCCCATGAATGCAACCGGAGGAAGTCTGGTTACCATTGTGAAATACCTGAAGGACAACGGGGTAAAGCCCAAGTCAGTCAAGTTCATCAATGTAATCAGTGCACTCAAGGGTTCCCTGCGAATCGCCCGTGCCATTGAAGGAGCGGAAGTCTATACGCTTTGGATGGATCCGGTACTCAACGATGCAGCCTATATCCTCCCTGGATTGGGAGATGCAGGTGACAGACTCAATGGTATGGATAATAGCGATACTCCAAGGAATATCATCCAGCTTATTGCAGATTATGGTTCTGCCATCACCAATCTCTATCGTGCACAGGTGAGGGAAATAGAACAAACAGTTCTGGAGCGCTGA